One window from the genome of Oncorhynchus kisutch isolate 150728-3 linkage group LG21, Okis_V2, whole genome shotgun sequence encodes:
- the LOC109866274 gene encoding cyclic AMP-dependent transcription factor ATF-3 — MMLQHQGFSLSEISASAFVPCLSPPGTLTLEDFTNFTPLVKEELRYAIQHRRLSNGLSTDIMSDCASSSSDRPSEATSVKRLATPEESERRKRRRERNKVAAAKCRNKKKEKTDCLLKESEKLELVNSELKAQIEELKNQKQQLVYMLNLHRPTCIVRAQNGQTPEDERNLFIQQIKDGTLQMGQLDHHHTSVSTACGHL, encoded by the exons ATGATGCTTCAGCATCAGGGATTCAGCCTGTCCGAGATCAGCGCGTCAGCCTTTGTGCCCTGCCTGTCCCCACCTGGAACACTCACGCTCGAGGACTTCACCAACTTCACTCCCCTGGTAAAGGAGGAGTTGCGCTACGCTATCCAGCACAGGCGGCTGTCCAACGGACTGAGTACCGATATCATGAGCGACTGTGCAAGCTCAAGTTCAGACAGACCGTCAGAAGCCACAAGTGTCAAGAGACTG GCGACCCCGGAGGAAAGCGAGAGGAGGAAAAGAAGACGAGAAAGAAACAAAGTAGCTGCTGCCAAATGTAGGAATAAGAAGAAGGAAAAAACGGATTGTCTGCTAAAG GAGTCTGAGAAACTAGAGTTGGTGAACAGTGAGTTGAAGGCCCAGATTGAGGAGCTGAAGAACCAGAAGCAGCAGTTAGTCTACATGTTGAACCTCCACCGGCCCACCTGCATCGTACGGGCCCAGAACGGCCAGACCCCTGAGGACGAGAGAAACCTATTCATCCAGCAGATCAAGGATGGAACCCTGCAGATGGGTCAGCTTGATCACCACCACACCTCAGTGTCAACCGCTTGTGGCCATCTCTGA
- the LOC109866548 gene encoding basic leucine zipper transcriptional factor ATF-like 3: protein MSDCDISRSFLQINDQSSFMLQRCESSGDEDDDWRLKRRENNRVAAQKSRNRQTQRADELHKAYECLDQKNRLLKKEVQFLSEEQMRLTEALKAHEPLCLIRHCVPTLGSGPRDVGVLSSLPR, encoded by the exons ATGTCTGACTGCGATATTTCTCGCAGCTTTTTGCAAATCAATGATCAAAGCAGTTTTATGCTTCAAAGATGCGAG agctctggtgatgaagatgatgacTGGAGACTTAAAAGAAGGGAAAATAACAGGGTGGCAGCACAAAAGAGccgaaacagacagacacagagagcagaTGAGCTGCATAAG GCATATGAGTGTCTGGATCAGAAGAACAGGCTGCTGAAGAAGGAGGTACAGTTTCTGTCTGAGGAGCAAATGCGTCTGACTGAGGCCCTCAAGGCCCATGAGCCTCTCTGTCTAATCAGGCACTGTGTTCCCACCCTGGGGTCAGGGCCCAGGGATGTAGGGGTCCTCTCCAGTCTGCCCAGATAG